From a single Brassica oleracea var. oleracea cultivar TO1000 chromosome C5, BOL, whole genome shotgun sequence genomic region:
- the LOC106294050 gene encoding uncharacterized protein LOC106294050 isoform X1 yields MNNGEGWSSGGRRGPRGRSNSKETWQIVNRPKSESPVTVDRSLDESSGNRSSRGSRGRGRCRTVQVYVEKSSQVSNVGKAAQEEVKSQEDGLGSTKQPDEGAAFKCSGDNSDLLQPSASPVSRECEGRMSFGLANRMEDVSLCGQVSMSSTSDKKVEDRDSAHKSGDVGNAWNESNTRVFDICLEKKVFCLKSSILELNREKRRATKGYPGIVIRPGMVLLKNYLSINDQVMIVNKCRELGLGEGGFYQPGYGDGALLHLKMMCLGRNWDPQTSRYGDTRPHDGSVPPKIPFEFNQFVQKAIQDSQSLVATSSKKTKGEDEIPCMSPDICIANFYTSTGRLGLHKDKDESANSIQKGLPVVSFSIGDSAEFVYGDQRDYDKAEMEVLESGDVLLFGGKSRNIFHGVRSILKDTAPKVLVQETNLRPGRLNLTFRQY; encoded by the exons ATGAATAACGGAGAAGGTTGGAGTTCCGGTGGCCGTCGGGGTCCTAGGGGCCGCTCTAACTCCAAGGAGACTTGGCAAATAGTAAACCGTCCAAAAAGCGAAAGTCCG GTTACGGTTGATAGGTCTTTGGATGAATCTTCTGGTAATAGGAGCAGTAGGGGGTCTCGAGGGCGAGGAAGATGTAGAACTGTGCAAGTGTACGTTGAGAAGTCGTCCCAAGTTTCCAATGTGGGAAAGGCAGCTCAAGAAGAAGTAAAGTCCCAAGAGGATGGCTTAGGTTCTACCAAGCAACCTGATGAAGGTGCAGCTTTCAAGTGTTCTGGAGATAACAGTGATCTTTTGCAACCATCTGCTTCACCTGTCTCTAGAGAATGTGAGGGTAGAATGTCTTTTGGTCTAGCGAATAGGATGGAAGATGTTTCGCTCTGTGGCCAGGTGTCTATGTCTTCTACAAGTGATAAGAAGGTTGAGGATCGTGATAGTGCTCATAAGTCTGGTGATGTAGGGAACGCTTGGAATGAAAGCAACACTAGAGTTTTTGATATCTGCCTCGAGAAGAAGGTGTTTTGTCTAAAATCCTCCATCTTGGAACTTAACAGAGAAAAGAGGAGAGCAACCAAGGGGTACCCTGGGATTGTTATTAGACCTGGGATGGTCCTTCTCAAGAACTACTTGTCAATCAACGATCAG GTGATGATTGTGAACAAATGCCGGGAGCTCGGTTTGGGTGAAGGAGGCTTCTATCAACCAGGTTATGGAGATGGAGCATTATTGCATTTGAAGATGATGTGCCTGGGGAGAAACTGGGACCCTCAAACATCTCGATATGGAGATACTCGACCACATGACGGTTCTGTCCCACCTAAAATTCCTTTTGAGTTCAATCAGTTTGTTCAGAAAGCAATCCAAGATTCACAGTCCCTTGTCGCTACAAGCTCAAAGAAGACGAAAGGAGAAGATGAGATACCATGTATGTCACCAGACATCTGTATTGCTAACTTCTACACATCCACTGGGAGACTTGGTCTACATAAG GACAAAGATGAGAGTGCAAATTCCATTCAGAAGGGCTTACCTGTTGTATCATTTTCAATTGGAGATTCAGCCGAGTTCGTGTATGGTGATCAGAGGGATTATGACAAGGCAGAGATGGAAGTCTTGGAATCTGGAGATGTTCTACTCTTTGGTGGCAAGTCCAGAAATATCTTTCATGGCGTCAGATCAATTCTCAAAGATACTGCTCCTAAGGTTCTTGTCCAGGAAACAAACCTCCGACCAGGTCGTCTGAATTTGACTTTTAGGCAGTATTAA
- the LOC106294049 gene encoding uncharacterized protein LOC106294049, protein MASLTPRVLIKLLQTMNTNIKVRGEYRSVLLQVISIVPALAGSELWPNQGFFIKVSDSSHSTYVSLRNEDNELILNNKLGLGQFFYVDKLEPGTPVPVMVGVRPISGRHPFVGNPKDLMQMLVPTETTTTPPMQEDNHKQKKDGARSNAVESLRRRQDFVIKEEKTGVASRYMQGVSNARVSGSDSSSGGSNNESEAGSVKASKRVGGLAKGKQREHKDQVRQACPPQSQSRPATAPTKAEQKINHINRKSNSSEDASWRSLPANLTKMGKGMLRRRNIAVLLAAEAQRDALAASHLLKCINMFADLSSSASPKNPHTSLRSFFNLQSLLDQAQLTAAPSKEKPLQLLNIHPVCTEPEKLSKRASLASSRATTKSSKTLTEAEKLEWVTGNGTKEIKAMRDTMTQETRSWFMRFLEEAIDTGFHASVQVKKGKTKGSRAEEPDNHIAETLSQLKQANEWLDKVKSDHHSSDDDSLLENIERLKKKIYSCLLLYVDSAASAIAVSTSS, encoded by the exons ATGGCTTCTCTTACGCCTAGAGTGTTGATCAAGCTTCTCCAGACAATGAACACAAACATCAAAGTCCGAGGAGAATACCGGTCTGTTCTTCTGCAGGTGATCAGCATTGTCCCTGCTTTAGCCGGCTCGGAGCTTTGGCCCAACCAAGGCTTCTTCATCAAAGTCTCGGATTCTTCTCACTCCACATACGTCTCGTTGAGAAACGAAGACAACGAACTCATCTTGAACAACAAACTGGGACTGGGACAGTTCTTCTACGTCGATAAGCTCGAACCTGGGACGCCTGTTCCTGTGATGGTGGGAGTTAGACCCATCTCTGGACGCCATCCTTTTGTAGGAAACCCCAAAGATTTGATGCAGATGTTGGTTCCCACCGAGACAACAACAACACCACCTATGCAAGAAGATAATCACAAACAGAAGAAGGATGGTGCGAGATCAAACGCGGTGGAGAGTCTAAGAAGGCGTCAAGATTTTGTAATCAAGGAGGAGAAAACAGGCGTGGCGTCAAGATATATGCAAGGCGTTTCAAACGCAAGGGTGAGTGGATCAGACTCGAGTAGTGGTGGTAGCAACAATGAGAGCGAGGCTGGATCAGTGAAGGCGAGTAAGAGAGTTGGTGGTTTGGCTAAGGGCAAGCAAAGGGAGCATAAAGATCAG GTACGTCAAGCTTGTCCTCCACAGTCTCAGTCTCGGCCTGCGACAGCTCCAACGAAGGCAGAACAAAAGATAAATCATATAAACAGGAAGAGTAATTCTTCTGAGGATGCATCATGGAGATCTCTGCCTGCTAATCTAACAAAAATGGGTAAA GGAATGCTGAGGAGGAGAAATATTGCTGTTCTGCTTGCTGCAGAAGCACAAAGAGATGCATTGGCTGCTTCACATCTTCTCAAGTGTATCAA TATGTTTGCTGATCTCAGCTCAAGTGCTTCACCAAAGAATCCACATACCTCTCTCAGAAGCTTCTTCAACCTCCAGAGTCTACTTGACCAAGCACAGCTCACAGCTGCACCATCGAAAGAGAAACCACTCCAGCTTTTGAATATTCATCCAGTATGTACTGAACCTGAGAAGCTGAGCAAAAGAGCGAGTCTAGCATCAAGCAGAGCCACAACAAAGTCTTCAAAAACTCTAACAGAAGCCGAGAAGCTAGAGTGGGTCACAGGGAACGGTACAAAAGAGATAAAAGCAATGAGAGACACTATGACACAAGAAACAAGAAGCTGGTTTATGAGATTCTTGGAAGAGGCAATAGATACTGGGTTTCATGCTAGTGTCCAAGTTAAGAAAGGTAAAACCAAAGGATCACGAGCAGAGGAACCAGATAATCACATTGCCGAGACTTTATCTCAACTTAAGCAAGCAAACGAGTGGCTGGACAAAGTTAAAAGTGATCACCACTCTAGTGATGATGATTCTTTGTTAGAGAACATAGAACGGTTGAAGAAGAAAATATACTCTTGCTTGCTACTTTATGTTGATTCAGCTGCATCAGCTATCGCAGTATCAACAAGCTCGTGA
- the LOC106294051 gene encoding peroxisomal (S)-2-hydroxy-acid oxidase GLO3-like: MDQIVNVNEFQEMAKRALPKMYYDYFNGGAEDEHTVKENVEAFHRIMFRPRVLVDVSKIDMSTSVLGYPISAPIMIAPVALLKLAHPEGEIATARAAAACNTIMIVSYMSSCTIEEVASSCNAVRFLQIYVFKKHEIAQMVIRAEKAGFKAIVLTNAPRIGKREADIKNKMISPQLKNFGSLFPTEVQPIKGSGLETLSSTALDSSFGWKDIDWLRSITKLPILIKGILTREDALKAVEAGVDGIVVSNHGGRQLDYSPATITVLEEVVHVVRGRIPVLFDGGVRRGSDVFKALALGAQAVIIGRPLAYALAAKGEDGVKQGIEMLKNEFELTMALSGCPTIGDITRNHVKTEAERLHSML; encoded by the exons ATGGATCAGATCGTTAACGTGAATGAGTTTCAAGAGATGGCGAAACGGGCTCTCCCTAAGATGTACTATGATTACTTCAATGGAGGAGCAGAGGATGAACACACTGTCAAGGAGAATGTGGAAGCTTTCCATCGAATCAT GTTTAGGCCTAGAGTCCTTGTTGATGTGAGCAAAATAGATATGTCTACAAGCGTATTGGGTTACCCTATCTCAGCTCCCATCATGATAGCTCCAGTAGCACTGCTTAAGTTGGCTCATCCAGAAG GAGAAATAGCCACAGCTAGAGCTGCAGCTGCGTGTAATACGATCATG ATTGTATCATACATGTCTTCATGCACTATTGAGGAGGTTGCTTCAAGTTGTAACGCAGTTCGGTTTCTTCAAATATAT GTGTTCAAGAAACACGAGATTGCTCAGATGGTGATAAGAGCTGAGAAAGCTGGATTCAAGGCCATTGTTCTGACTAATGCTCCTAGAATTGGTAAAAGGGAAGCAGATATAAAGAACAA AATGATATCTCCGCAGCTGAAGAATTTTGGAAGTTTATTTCCAACCGAAGTCCAACCT ATTAAAGGTTCGGGACTCGAAACCTTGTCCTCCACGGCGCTGGATTCTTCGTTTGGTTGGAAG GACATCGATTGGCTAAGATCTATTACGAAGTTGCCAATACTGATTAAAGGAATACTCACACGTGAAGACG CTCTTAAGGCTGTTGAAGCTGGTGTAGATGGAATAGTTGTATCCAACCACGGGGGTCGCCAGCTTGACTATTCACCAGCTACAATAACTGTTTTAGAAGAG GTTGTTCATGTTGTTAGAGGGAGGATTCCGGTTTTGTTTGATGGAGGAGTAAGACGAGGATCAGATGTTTTCAAAGCTCTGGCACTCGGAGCACAAGCTGTTATT ATAGGGAGGCCATTAGCCTATGCACTTGCAGCGAAAGGTGAAGATGGAGTGAAACAGGGGATCGAGATGTTGAAGAATGAGTTTGAGTTAACTATGGCACTTTCTGGTTGTCCCACCATTGGTGACATAACCAGAAACCATGTTAAGACCGAGGCTGAGAGACTTCACTCTATGCTCTGA
- the LOC106294050 gene encoding uncharacterized protein LOC106294050 isoform X2, translated as MNNGEGWSSGGRRGPRGRSNSKETWQIVNRPKSESPVTVDRSLDESSGNRSSRGSRGRGRCRTVQVYVEKSSQVSNVGKAAQEEVKSQEDGLGSTKQPDEGAAFKCSGDNSDLLQPSASPVSRECEGRMSFGLANRMEDVSLCGQVSMSSTSDKKVEGNAWNESNTRVFDICLEKKVFCLKSSILELNREKRRATKGYPGIVIRPGMVLLKNYLSINDQVMIVNKCRELGLGEGGFYQPGYGDGALLHLKMMCLGRNWDPQTSRYGDTRPHDGSVPPKIPFEFNQFVQKAIQDSQSLVATSSKKTKGEDEIPCMSPDICIANFYTSTGRLGLHKDKDESANSIQKGLPVVSFSIGDSAEFVYGDQRDYDKAEMEVLESGDVLLFGGKSRNIFHGVRSILKDTAPKVLVQETNLRPGRLNLTFRQY; from the exons ATGAATAACGGAGAAGGTTGGAGTTCCGGTGGCCGTCGGGGTCCTAGGGGCCGCTCTAACTCCAAGGAGACTTGGCAAATAGTAAACCGTCCAAAAAGCGAAAGTCCG GTTACGGTTGATAGGTCTTTGGATGAATCTTCTGGTAATAGGAGCAGTAGGGGGTCTCGAGGGCGAGGAAGATGTAGAACTGTGCAAGTGTACGTTGAGAAGTCGTCCCAAGTTTCCAATGTGGGAAAGGCAGCTCAAGAAGAAGTAAAGTCCCAAGAGGATGGCTTAGGTTCTACCAAGCAACCTGATGAAGGTGCAGCTTTCAAGTGTTCTGGAGATAACAGTGATCTTTTGCAACCATCTGCTTCACCTGTCTCTAGAGAATGTGAGGGTAGAATGTCTTTTGGTCTAGCGAATAGGATGGAAGATGTTTCGCTCTGTGGCCAGGTGTCTATGTCTTCTACAAGTGATAAGAAGGTTGA AGGGAACGCTTGGAATGAAAGCAACACTAGAGTTTTTGATATCTGCCTCGAGAAGAAGGTGTTTTGTCTAAAATCCTCCATCTTGGAACTTAACAGAGAAAAGAGGAGAGCAACCAAGGGGTACCCTGGGATTGTTATTAGACCTGGGATGGTCCTTCTCAAGAACTACTTGTCAATCAACGATCAG GTGATGATTGTGAACAAATGCCGGGAGCTCGGTTTGGGTGAAGGAGGCTTCTATCAACCAGGTTATGGAGATGGAGCATTATTGCATTTGAAGATGATGTGCCTGGGGAGAAACTGGGACCCTCAAACATCTCGATATGGAGATACTCGACCACATGACGGTTCTGTCCCACCTAAAATTCCTTTTGAGTTCAATCAGTTTGTTCAGAAAGCAATCCAAGATTCACAGTCCCTTGTCGCTACAAGCTCAAAGAAGACGAAAGGAGAAGATGAGATACCATGTATGTCACCAGACATCTGTATTGCTAACTTCTACACATCCACTGGGAGACTTGGTCTACATAAG GACAAAGATGAGAGTGCAAATTCCATTCAGAAGGGCTTACCTGTTGTATCATTTTCAATTGGAGATTCAGCCGAGTTCGTGTATGGTGATCAGAGGGATTATGACAAGGCAGAGATGGAAGTCTTGGAATCTGGAGATGTTCTACTCTTTGGTGGCAAGTCCAGAAATATCTTTCATGGCGTCAGATCAATTCTCAAAGATACTGCTCCTAAGGTTCTTGTCCAGGAAACAAACCTCCGACCAGGTCGTCTGAATTTGACTTTTAGGCAGTATTAA
- the LOC106292313 gene encoding peroxisomal (S)-2-hydroxy-acid oxidase GLO3-like, protein MVTLTESFQIPTRSCPFYTQKGCNFANEALRFLSLFGVLALLTQHATSSHVRIWIKIVNVNEFQELAKQALPKIYYDFYSGGAEDQHTLKENVEAFTRIMFRPRVLVDVSKIDTSTRILGYPISSPIMIAPAAMHMLAHPEGETAAAKAAAACNTIMIVSFMASCTIEEVASSCNTVKFLQIYVYKQREVTAQMVKRAEKAGFKAIVLTVDVPKLGRREADIKNKLISPKLKNFEGLFSTELRPSEGSGMEAVASRGLDASFSWKDIEWLRSITKLQILVKGILTREDALKAVEAGVDGIVVSNHGARQLDYSPATITVLEEVVHVVGRRIPVLLEGGIRRGTDVFKALALGAKAVLIGRPVVYGLVAKGEDGVKKVIDMLKNEFELTMALSGCPTIHDITRNHVRTEDERLHSML, encoded by the exons ATGGTAACTTTGACTGAATCGTTCCAAATACCAACTCGATCGTGCCCGTTTTATACACAAAAAGGTTGCAACTTTGCCAACGAGGCTCTTCGGTTTCTGAGCCTTTTTGGTGTTTTAGCGTTGCTGACTCAGCACGCCACGTCATC ACATGTGAGA ATATGGATCAAGATTGTTAACGTGAATGAGTTTCAAGAGCTGGCGAAACAGGCTCTCCCTAAAATATACTATGATTTCTACAGCGGAGGAGCAGAGGATCAACACACTCTCAAGGAAAACGTGGAAGCCTTCACTAGAATCAT GTTTAGGCCTAGAGTTCTTGTTGATGTGAGCAAAATAGATACGTCTACCAGAATCTTGGGTTACCCTATCTCATCTCCAATCATGATTGCTCCAGCAGCAATGCATATGTTGGCTCATCCAGAAGGAGAAACCGCGGCTGCAAAAGCTGCAGCTGCTTGTAATACCATCATG ATAGTATCATTCATGGCTTCATGCACCATTGAGGAGGTTGCTTCCAGTTGTAACACTGTTAAATTTCTTCAAATATAT GTGTACAAGCAACGGGAAGTAACAGCACAGATGGTGAAAAGAGCTGAGAAAGCTGGATTCAAGGCCATAGTTTTGACTGTTGATGTTCCTAAACTTGGTAGAAGAGAAGCAGATATAAAGAACAA ATTGATATCACCAAAGCTGAAGAACTTTGAAGGTTTATTTTCAACTGAACTCCGACCT AGTGAAGGCTCAGGGATGGAAGCCGTGGCCTCTCGTGGACTTGATGCTTCCTTTAGTTGGAAG GACATTGAATGGTTAAGATCTATTACAAAATTACAAATACTGGTCAAAGGGATACTCACACGTGAAGACG CTCTAAAGGCTGTGGAAGCTGGTGTAGATGGGATAGTTGTATCCAACCATGGGGCTCGCCAGCTTGACTATTCCCCAGCTACCATAACTGTTTTGGAAGAG GTTGTTCATGTTGTTGGAAGGAGGATTCCGGTTTTGCTTGAGGGAGGAATAAGACGTGGAACAGATGTTTTCAAAGCGTTGGCACTAGGAGCAAAAGCTGTTCTT ATAGGGAGGCCTGTAGTGTATGGGCTTGTAGCTAAGGGTGAGGATGGAGTTAAAAAAGTGATTGACATGTTAAAGAATGAGTTTGAGTTAACTATGGCCCTTTCTGGTTGTCCCACCATTCATGACATCACCAGAAACCATGTTAGGACTGAGGATGAGAGACTTCACTCTATGCTCTGA